A stretch of the Lactuca sativa cultivar Salinas chromosome 9, Lsat_Salinas_v11, whole genome shotgun sequence genome encodes the following:
- the LOC122194392 gene encoding single-stranded DNA-binding protein, mitochondrial isoform X1 encodes MSSLAMKLTRSLRVSIPSQSSPPLAVGAQGIWKKFYSSSAPFDSADEADGNPADTIDDDDFLPQKPELQMQGVDPRKGWGFRGVHKAILCGKVGQAPLQKILRNGRTVTIFTVGTGGMFDQRTIGAKDLPKPAQWHRIAVHNDTLGAYAVQQLAKNSSVYVEGDIETRVYNDSINGEVKNIPEICIRRDGKIRLVRSGESMTSISFDELRESHFS; translated from the exons ATGAGTTCACTCGCTATGAAGCTCACAAGATCGTTACGCGTCTCTATTCCTTCCCAATCCAGCCCTCCATTAG CAGTGGGCGCCCAAGGAATCTGGAAGAAGTTTTACTCATCTTCTGCTCCGTTCGACAGTGCTGATGAGGCAGATGGTAATCCAGCTGATACAATCGACGATGATGATTTCCTTCCCCAAAAGCCGGAGTTACAAATGCAAGGAGTTGATCCCAGAAAGGGTTGGGGGTTTCGTGGTGTGCATAAG GCGATTTTATGTGGAAAAGTTGGGCAAGCACCTCTGCAAAAGATCTTGAGGAATGGTAGAACTGTCACCATTTTTACTGTTGGAACTGGAGGCATGTTTGATCAAAGAACAATTGGAGCCAAAGACTTGCCAAAACCAGCTCAATGGCATCGTATTGCTGTACACAATGACACACTTGGTGCTTATGCAGTTCAACAACTTGCCAAAAA CTCTTCAGTTTATGTAGAGGGTGATATTGAAACAAGAGTTTACAATGACAGTATTAATGGTGAAGTAAAAAATATACCCGAGATCTGCATTCGTCGTGATG GAAAGATTCGTCTTGTGAGATCAGGAGAAAGCATGACCAGTATTTCCTTTGATGAACTACGTGAGTCTCATTTCTCATAA
- the LOC122194392 gene encoding single-stranded DNA-binding protein, mitochondrial isoform X3 has protein sequence MSSLAMKLTRSLRVSIPSQSSPPLVGAQGIWKKFYSSSAPFDSADEADGNPADTIDDDDFLPQKPELQMQGVDPRKGWGFRGVHKAILCGKVGQAPLQKILRNGRTVTIFTVGTGGMFDQRTIGAKDLPKPAQWHRIAVHNDTLGAYAVQQLAKNSSVYVEGDIETRVYNDSINGEVKNIPEICIRRDGKIRLVRSGESMTSISFDELRESHFS, from the exons ATGAGTTCACTCGCTATGAAGCTCACAAGATCGTTACGCGTCTCTATTCCTTCCCAATCCAGCCCTCCATTAG TGGGCGCCCAAGGAATCTGGAAGAAGTTTTACTCATCTTCTGCTCCGTTCGACAGTGCTGATGAGGCAGATGGTAATCCAGCTGATACAATCGACGATGATGATTTCCTTCCCCAAAAGCCGGAGTTACAAATGCAAGGAGTTGATCCCAGAAAGGGTTGGGGGTTTCGTGGTGTGCATAAG GCGATTTTATGTGGAAAAGTTGGGCAAGCACCTCTGCAAAAGATCTTGAGGAATGGTAGAACTGTCACCATTTTTACTGTTGGAACTGGAGGCATGTTTGATCAAAGAACAATTGGAGCCAAAGACTTGCCAAAACCAGCTCAATGGCATCGTATTGCTGTACACAATGACACACTTGGTGCTTATGCAGTTCAACAACTTGCCAAAAA CTCTTCAGTTTATGTAGAGGGTGATATTGAAACAAGAGTTTACAATGACAGTATTAATGGTGAAGTAAAAAATATACCCGAGATCTGCATTCGTCGTGATG GAAAGATTCGTCTTGTGAGATCAGGAGAAAGCATGACCAGTATTTCCTTTGATGAACTACGTGAGTCTCATTTCTCATAA
- the LOC122194392 gene encoding single-stranded DNA-binding protein, mitochondrial isoform X2, which translates to MSSLAMKLTRSLRVSIPSQSSPPLAVGAQGIWKKFYSSSAPFDSADEADGNPADTIDDDDFLPQKPELQMQGVDPRKGWGFRGVHKAILCGKVGQAPLQKILRNGRTVTIFTVGTGGMFDQRTIGAKDLPKPAQWHRIAVHNDTLGAYAVQQLAKNSSVYVEGDIETRVYNDSINGEVKNIPEICIRRDGKIRLVRSGESMTSISFDELREGLI; encoded by the exons ATGAGTTCACTCGCTATGAAGCTCACAAGATCGTTACGCGTCTCTATTCCTTCCCAATCCAGCCCTCCATTAG CAGTGGGCGCCCAAGGAATCTGGAAGAAGTTTTACTCATCTTCTGCTCCGTTCGACAGTGCTGATGAGGCAGATGGTAATCCAGCTGATACAATCGACGATGATGATTTCCTTCCCCAAAAGCCGGAGTTACAAATGCAAGGAGTTGATCCCAGAAAGGGTTGGGGGTTTCGTGGTGTGCATAAG GCGATTTTATGTGGAAAAGTTGGGCAAGCACCTCTGCAAAAGATCTTGAGGAATGGTAGAACTGTCACCATTTTTACTGTTGGAACTGGAGGCATGTTTGATCAAAGAACAATTGGAGCCAAAGACTTGCCAAAACCAGCTCAATGGCATCGTATTGCTGTACACAATGACACACTTGGTGCTTATGCAGTTCAACAACTTGCCAAAAA CTCTTCAGTTTATGTAGAGGGTGATATTGAAACAAGAGTTTACAATGACAGTATTAATGGTGAAGTAAAAAATATACCCGAGATCTGCATTCGTCGTGATG GAAAGATTCGTCTTGTGAGATCAGGAGAAAGCATGACCAGTATTTCCTTTGATGAACTAC GTGAAGGGTTGATTTAA